A stretch of the Siniperca chuatsi isolate FFG_IHB_CAS linkage group LG24, ASM2008510v1, whole genome shotgun sequence genome encodes the following:
- the LOC122872351 gene encoding nuclear receptor subfamily 0 group B member 1-like isoform X2, which translates to MSCCECRDREDAAQGSILYSILNRGAQCPQEQLETAAAHQLCSCSKRKLVAIRAPHLVFKAASEVLVKTFRFVKNVPCFRGLPEEDQLRLVRNSWAPLLVLGMAQDSVDFDTVETQQPSLLHRILTHSKERQQRTATEIQDPGVSVCDAEGIKMILLKSRGLRISVQEYAFLKAAILFTPAVAELECRKYIRALQREAERALYQHVRVVHRETAGRFGRLRAVLNTLRSVDPDAVAGLFFRPVTGTSSIDEHVLAMFYEREDHSSHGDLTTQ; encoded by the exons ATGTCGTGTTGTGAGTGTAGAGACCGTGAGGATGCAGCCCAGGGGAGCATCCTCTACAGCATCCTGAACAGAGGCGCTCAGTGCCCGCAGGAACAGCTGGAGACGGCCGCTGCGCACCAGCTTTGCTCCTGCTCCAAGAGGAAACTGGTGGCGATCCGGGCTCCGCACTTAGTTTTCAAAGCGGCATCGGAGGTGCTTGTGAAAACTTTCAGGTTCGTGAAAAACGTACCGTGTTTTCGGGGTTTGCCGGAGGAAGACCAGCTCCGGCTCGTGCGCAACAGCTGGGCGCCGCTGCTGGTTTTGGGCATGGCCCAGGACTCCGTGGACTTCGACACGGTGGAGACGCAGCAGCCAAGTCTGTTACACAGGATTTTAACGCACAGCAAAGAGCGACAGCAGCGTACAGCGACCGAGATTCAAGACCCAGGGGTGTCCGTCTGCGATGCAGAGGGGATCAAAATGATTCTGCTCAAGAGTAGAGGACTGAGGATCAGCGTCCAAGAATACGCGTTTCTGAAGGCAGCGATACTATTCACCCCGG CGGTGGCGGAGCTGGAGTGTCGGAAGTACATCCGGGCGCTTCAGAGAGAGGCTGAGCGCGCGCTTTACCAGCACGTGAGAGTCGTCCACCGGGAGACAGCGGGCCGGTTTGGCAGGCTGCGCGCGGTCCTGAACACGCTGCGGTCCGTGGACCCGGACGCGGTGGCGGGACTCTTCTTCAGACCCGTGACCGGGACGAGCAGCATAGACGAGCATGTGCTCGCTATGTTTTATGAGCG GGAGGACCACTCCAGCCATGGTGACCTCACGACACAATGA
- the LOC122872351 gene encoding nuclear receptor subfamily 0 group B member 1-like isoform X1 — MSCCECRDREDAAQGSILYSILNRGAQCPQEQLETAAAHQLCSCSKRKLVAIRAPHLVFKAASEVLVKTFRFVKNVPCFRGLPEEDQLRLVRNSWAPLLVLGMAQDSVDFDTVETQQPSLLHRILTHSKERQQRTATEIQDPGVSVCDAEGIKMILLKSRGLRISVQEYAFLKAAILFTPAVAELECRKYIRALQREAERALYQHVRVVHRETAGRFGRLRAVLNTLRSVDPDAVAGLFFRPVTGTSSIDEHVLAMFYERCRRMLLPGKYQPELNHTK; from the exons ATGTCGTGTTGTGAGTGTAGAGACCGTGAGGATGCAGCCCAGGGGAGCATCCTCTACAGCATCCTGAACAGAGGCGCTCAGTGCCCGCAGGAACAGCTGGAGACGGCCGCTGCGCACCAGCTTTGCTCCTGCTCCAAGAGGAAACTGGTGGCGATCCGGGCTCCGCACTTAGTTTTCAAAGCGGCATCGGAGGTGCTTGTGAAAACTTTCAGGTTCGTGAAAAACGTACCGTGTTTTCGGGGTTTGCCGGAGGAAGACCAGCTCCGGCTCGTGCGCAACAGCTGGGCGCCGCTGCTGGTTTTGGGCATGGCCCAGGACTCCGTGGACTTCGACACGGTGGAGACGCAGCAGCCAAGTCTGTTACACAGGATTTTAACGCACAGCAAAGAGCGACAGCAGCGTACAGCGACCGAGATTCAAGACCCAGGGGTGTCCGTCTGCGATGCAGAGGGGATCAAAATGATTCTGCTCAAGAGTAGAGGACTGAGGATCAGCGTCCAAGAATACGCGTTTCTGAAGGCAGCGATACTATTCACCCCGG CGGTGGCGGAGCTGGAGTGTCGGAAGTACATCCGGGCGCTTCAGAGAGAGGCTGAGCGCGCGCTTTACCAGCACGTGAGAGTCGTCCACCGGGAGACAGCGGGCCGGTTTGGCAGGCTGCGCGCGGTCCTGAACACGCTGCGGTCCGTGGACCCGGACGCGGTGGCGGGACTCTTCTTCAGACCCGTGACCGGGACGAGCAGCATAGACGAGCATGTGCTCGCTATGTTTTATGAGCG GTGTCGGAGGATGCTGTTACCTGGGAAATACCAGCCTGAATTAAACCACACGAAATGA